One Epinephelus lanceolatus isolate andai-2023 chromosome 17, ASM4190304v1, whole genome shotgun sequence genomic window carries:
- the zc3h15 gene encoding zinc finger CCCH domain-containing protein 15, translating into MPPKKPAQPAGSKKTQEKKKEKIIEDKTFGLKNKKGAKQQKFIKNVTQQVKHGQQSARQVEAEKTNKKGDKKKELEELNELFKPVVAAQKVSKGVDPKSVLCAFFKQGQCTKGDKCKFSHDLSMERKCEKRSLYVDERDDDLEKDTMENWDEKKLEEVVNKKHGEAEKKKAKTQIVCKYFLEAIENNKYGWFWSCPAGGDTCMYRHALPPGFVLKKDKKKEDKEEEISLEELIENERSALGPNVTRITLETFLAWKRRKRQEKIDKAKEEMEKKKADFKAGKSLVVSGREVFEFRPELVDDDDAEASDTRYASDEDGDEEEEETNSTEVQDIDLSRFVPQEVDNTGITVASVDRFTSRNKTQPTPNDNEEQMNGACGGAEANGLSGAEGGGEDGGGDDEEEEEVPVDENLFTGEDLEELDEELNTLALED; encoded by the exons ATGCCTCCGAAGAAACCCGCCCAGCCCGCGGGGAGTAAAAAAACTcaggagaagaaaaaggaaaagattATTGAG GACAAGACATTTGGCTTGAAGAACAAAAAAGGGGCCAAGCAGCAGAAGTTCATCAAGAACGTCACTCAGCAAGTCAAACATGGACAGCAAAGTGCCAGACAG gTGGAGGCAGAAAAGACCAATAAGAAGGGTGATAAGAAGAAGGAGCTGGAAGAACTCAACGAGCTGTTTAAACCAGTAGTCGCTGCCCAGAAAGTCAGCAAAG GCGTCGACCCAAAGTCCGTGCTGTGTGCGTTCTTTAAGCAGGGCCAGTGCACCAAAGGGGACAAGTGCAAGTTCAGCCATGACTTGTCGATGGAGAGGAAATGTGAGAAGAGGAGCCTCTACGTGGATGAAAGAGACGATGACCTGGAGAAAG acACCATGGAGAACTGGGATGAGAAGAAGCTGGAGgaggtggtcaacaaaaaacacgGAGAGGCGGAGAAGAAgaaagccaaaacacaaatc GTGTGCAAGTACTTCCTGGAGGCCATAGAGAATAATAAGTACGGCTGGTTCTGGTCGTGTCCAGCGGGGGGCGACACCTGCATGTACCGGCACGCCCTGCCGCCCGGCTTTGtactgaaaaaagacaagaagaagGAGGACAAAGAGGAGGAGATTTCGCTGGAGGAGCTGATAGAGAACGAG CGCTCAGCTCTGGGTCCCAACGTGACTCGGATCACTCTGGAGACTTTCCTGGcgtggaagaggaggaaaaggcaGGAGAAG ATTGACAAAGCgaaggaggagatggagaagaagaaggCCGACTTTAAGGCTGGAAAATCGCTAGTG GTGAGCGGGCGTGAGGTGTTCGAGTTCCGCCCAGAGCTGGTCGACGACGACGATGCTGAAGCCTCCGACACACGATATGCCAGCGACGAGGatggtgatgaggaggaggaggag ACTAACTCTACAGAAGTCCAGGACATAGACCTATCCCGTTTTGTTCCACAAGAGGTCGACAACACAGGCATCACCGTAGCTTCCGTGGACCGTTTCACCTCGAGGAACAAGACTCAGCCGACGCCAAACGACAACG AGGAGCAGATGAACGGAGCTTGCGGTGGCGCCGAGGCCAACGGGCTTTCGGGGGCGGAGGGAGGCGGGGAGGACGGAGGAGgggatgatgaagaggaggaggaggtgccagTGGATGAGAACCTGTTCACGGGAGAAGATCTGGAGGAGCTCGACGAGGAACTCAACACACTGGCGCTGGAAGACTGA
- the rbm45 gene encoding RNA-binding protein 45 produces the protein MEEYPAKQTENLDDPPNSRLFVVTSRSITEEELRESFSVFGDIQGVWVVKDKQTKESKGICYVKFSKSSQACLAMEEMHGKVLAEGTKPIKVFIAQSRSSTRHRDVEDEELTRIFVMIPKSFSEEDLKNTFKEYGDIEYCVIIKNKTTGESKGLGYVRYYKPSQAAVAIENCDKTYRAILAEPRTKNTAPEEYPVGPPRGDYSSSGGDSMNQYAFPMADPGNYPVMDYRSSDMTRCLMISTRAALTQEQVFALFDIIPGMEYCELQRDAYGMSKGHALIRYSNLGSAVYAKEKLNGFEYPPGNRLVVNFVDDGEDRSSPVGRMAMQFVATQMMSAAWNGPSSSQAMKPPSFPSVSPMARIQTDVNLPSMKKLAPPDSKAKERLFVVFSPSPLPPDVLEDVFCRFGSLIEVHLVPGRKVGYMKYADKQCADEAMAALHGRVVNGVKMKVMLADPPREESHKRPRTY, from the exons ATGGAGGAGTACCCTGCTAAACAAACCGAGAACCTCGACGACCCTCCCAACAGCCGCCTGTTCGTGGTCACCAGCCGGTCCATCACCGAGGAGGAGCTGCGGGAGAGCTTCTCCGTGTTCGGGGACATCCAGGGGGTCTGGGTGGTCAAAGACAAGCAGACCAAGGAGTCCAAAGGAATCTGCTATGTCAAGTTCTCCAAGTCGTCTCAGGCCTGCCTGGCCATGGAGGAGATGCACGGCAAAGTGCTGGCGGAGGGGACCAAACCCATCAAG GTGTTCATCGCCCAGTCACGGTCTTCAACAAGACACAGAGATGTTGAGGATGAGGAGCTGACCAGGATCTTCGTCATGATCCCCAAAAGCTTCTCAGAGGAGGACctcaaaaacacattcaaa gaGTATGGTGACATTGAGTATTGTGTGATCATCAAGAATAAGACCACAGGGGAGAGTAAAGGACTGGGCTATGTGAGATACTACAAACCCTCCCAGGCAGCCGTTGCTATTGAGAACTGTGACAAAA cttacaGAGCCATCCTGGCTGAACCTCGCACCAAAAATACAGCACCAGAAGAGTACCCTGTGGGACCACCCAGAGGTGATTACTCAAGCAGTGGTGGTGACTCCATGAACCAGTATGCCTTCCCTATGG CTGACCCTGGCAACTACCCGGTCATGGACTATCGCTCCAGTGACATGACAAGGTGCCTGATGATTTCAACAAGGGCCGCACTCACCCAGGAGCAGGTGTTTGCTCTGTTCGACATCATTCCTGGTATGGAATACTGCGAGCTGCAGAGAGACGCATACGGAATGAGCAAAG GTCACGCTCTGATTCGATACAGTAACCTGGGATCAGCGGTTTACGCCAAGGAAAAGCTGAATGGCTTCGAATATCCACCTGGAAACAGACTGGTCGTAAATTTTGTTGATGATGGAGAGGACCGcagcag TCCTGTAGGTCGCATGGCCATGCAGTTTGTAGCAACCCAGATGATGTCTGCAGCGTGGAACGGCCCCTCCAGCAGCCAAGCAATGAAACCTCCT AGTTTCCCTTCTGTCTCCCCAATGGCCCGGATTCAGACAGACGTCAACCTACCCTCTATGAAGAAGCTGGCCCCACCCGACAGCAAGGCCAAGGAGCGCTTGTTTGTTGTCTTCAGCCCCTCCCCGCTGCCCCCAGATGTGCTGGAGGACGTTTTCTG tcgCTTTGGTTCCCTTATCGAGGTCCATTTGGTTCCTGGGAGGAAGGTTGGATACATGAAGTACGCAGACAAACAG TGTGCTGATGAGGCCATGGCGGCGCTCCACGGTCGGGTTGTCAACGGAGTAAAGATGAAGGTGATGCTGGCTGATCCTCCCAGAGAGGAATCCCATAAGCGTCCTCGTACCTACTAG